Proteins encoded together in one Impatiens glandulifera chromosome 1, dImpGla2.1, whole genome shotgun sequence window:
- the LOC124921586 gene encoding mitochondrial substrate carrier family protein ucpB isoform X2, which yields MGSGSPNPNSLPLSSGITKRKWGFSASDVIYHFGTSGISVAAATSITHPLDVLKVRLQMQLVGKRGPLIGMGRLLTQTVKNEGPTSLYLGLMPALIRSVLYGGLRLGLYEPSKYICELAFDSTNILLKIACGAFSGAFATALTNPVEVLKVRLQMNPDSKGGAIREVRKIVSEERITALWKGVGPAMARAGALTASQLATYDESKRALIRWTSLEEGFPLHLVSSTVAGTVSTLVTAPMDMIKTRLMLQRNTATDTKYRNGFHCAYQVVSTEGTRGLYKG from the exons ATGGGTTCTGGCTCTCCTAACCCCAATTCCCTCCCGCTGTCATCAG GTATAACGAAGAGGAAATGGGGATTTTCGGCATCTGATGTCATTTATCATTTCGGTACAAGTGGGATTTCTGTAGCTGCTGCTACAAGCATCACCCACCCTCTAG ATGTTCTCAAAGTTCGACTACAAATGCAACTCGTAGGCAAGAGGGGTCCTTTAATTGGAATG GGTCGACTTCTTACCCAGACAGTGAAGAATGAGGGGCCAACGTCCCTATACTTGGGGTTGATGCCTGCATTAATAAGGTCAGTTCTTTATGGAGGTCTTCGACTTGGATTATATGAGCCGTCAAAGTACATATGCGAATTGGCTTTTGATTCCACCAATATTTTGCTCAAGATTGCATGTGGAGCATTTTCCGGTGCTTTTGCTACTGCTCTTACAAATCCCGTAGAAGTTCTTAAG GTTCGGTTGCAGATGAATCCTGACTCTAAAGGAGGAGCCATTAGAGAAGTTCGGAAAATTGTTTCAGAAGAGAGAATAACTGCCCTTTGGAAAGGTGTAGGCCCTGCAATGGCGAGGGCAGGTGCTCTGACTGCGTCGCAGCTGGCAACATATGATGAATCTAAGCGG GCTTTGATCCGATGGACTTCTCTAGAAGAAGGGTTTCCCCTACACCTAGT ATCAAGTACAGTAGCAGGCACGGTAAGCACCCTTGTCACTGCACCCATGGATATGATTAAAACCCGTCTTATGTTGCAACGCAATACTGCTACGGATACAAAGTACAGAAATGGATTTCATTGTGCATACCAG GTGGTCAGTACAGAAGGCACAAGAGGACTATACAAGGGGTAA
- the LOC124921586 gene encoding mitochondrial substrate carrier family protein ucpB isoform X1, which produces MGSGSPNPNSLPLSSGITKRKWGFSASDVIYHFGTSGISVAAATSITHPLDVLKVRLQMQLVGKRGPLIGMGRLLTQTVKNEGPTSLYLGLMPALIRSVLYGGLRLGLYEPSKYICELAFDSTNILLKIACGAFSGAFATALTNPVEVLKVRLQMNPDSKGGAIREVRKIVSEERITALWKGVGPAMARAGALTASQLATYDESKRALIRWTSLEEGFPLHLVSSTVAGTVSTLVTAPMDMIKTRLMLQRNTATDTKYRNGFHCAYQVVSTEGTRGLYKGGLTIFARLGPQTTITFILCEKLRELAGLKAM; this is translated from the exons ATGGGTTCTGGCTCTCCTAACCCCAATTCCCTCCCGCTGTCATCAG GTATAACGAAGAGGAAATGGGGATTTTCGGCATCTGATGTCATTTATCATTTCGGTACAAGTGGGATTTCTGTAGCTGCTGCTACAAGCATCACCCACCCTCTAG ATGTTCTCAAAGTTCGACTACAAATGCAACTCGTAGGCAAGAGGGGTCCTTTAATTGGAATG GGTCGACTTCTTACCCAGACAGTGAAGAATGAGGGGCCAACGTCCCTATACTTGGGGTTGATGCCTGCATTAATAAGGTCAGTTCTTTATGGAGGTCTTCGACTTGGATTATATGAGCCGTCAAAGTACATATGCGAATTGGCTTTTGATTCCACCAATATTTTGCTCAAGATTGCATGTGGAGCATTTTCCGGTGCTTTTGCTACTGCTCTTACAAATCCCGTAGAAGTTCTTAAG GTTCGGTTGCAGATGAATCCTGACTCTAAAGGAGGAGCCATTAGAGAAGTTCGGAAAATTGTTTCAGAAGAGAGAATAACTGCCCTTTGGAAAGGTGTAGGCCCTGCAATGGCGAGGGCAGGTGCTCTGACTGCGTCGCAGCTGGCAACATATGATGAATCTAAGCGG GCTTTGATCCGATGGACTTCTCTAGAAGAAGGGTTTCCCCTACACCTAGT ATCAAGTACAGTAGCAGGCACGGTAAGCACCCTTGTCACTGCACCCATGGATATGATTAAAACCCGTCTTATGTTGCAACGCAATACTGCTACGGATACAAAGTACAGAAATGGATTTCATTGTGCATACCAG GTGGTCAGTACAGAAGGCACAAGAGGACTATACAAGGG GGGACTTACAATTTTTGCCAGATTAGGTCCCCAGACGACTATCACCTTCATTCTTTGTGAGAAATTACGTGAGCTTGCAGGCTTGAAAGCAATGTAG